From Actinomycetes bacterium, a single genomic window includes:
- a CDS encoding alanyl-tRNA editing protein: protein MAAETHPKAGRTTRLELDDQSLREWDATVLDSSPDGIVLDRSAFYPGGGGQPPDHGTLLWGGVQTRIVGARRGDDLVLVPAEGDPLPPAGTAVRGAVEDERRTALMRTHSGLHLLSGVVYRDFGSLVTGGNMEPLEARMDFNLPEVPEGFKERVAEACAAEIAADRAIEVGSLPRDEAFARHPDLIRTAQDLLPPDLEVVRIVDIVGLDTQADGGTHVASTSQIGRIEVVKVESKGKGFRRLRVRLLDG from the coding sequence ATGGCCGCCGAGACGCATCCAAAGGCTGGACGCACCACCCGGCTCGAGCTCGACGACCAGTCGCTGCGCGAGTGGGACGCCACCGTGCTCGACAGCTCGCCGGACGGCATCGTCCTGGACCGGTCGGCGTTCTACCCCGGCGGTGGAGGCCAGCCGCCCGACCACGGCACCTTGTTGTGGGGCGGGGTCCAGACCCGCATCGTCGGGGCCCGCCGCGGCGACGACCTCGTCCTCGTCCCCGCCGAGGGCGACCCGCTGCCACCGGCCGGCACCGCGGTCCGCGGCGCGGTCGAGGACGAGCGACGTACGGCCCTGATGCGCACCCACTCCGGGCTGCACCTGCTCTCCGGCGTGGTCTACCGCGACTTCGGCTCCCTGGTCACCGGCGGCAACATGGAGCCGCTCGAGGCGCGGATGGACTTCAACCTGCCCGAGGTGCCGGAAGGGTTCAAGGAGCGGGTCGCCGAGGCGTGCGCGGCCGAGATCGCCGCCGACCGGGCGATCGAGGTCGGGTCGCTGCCGCGCGACGAGGCCTTCGCCCGGCACCCGGACCTCATCCGGACCGCCCAGGACCTGCTGCCGCCGGACCTCGAGGTGGTGCGGATCGTCGACATCGTGGGCCTCGACACCCAGGCCGACGGCGGCACGCACGTCGCGTCGACCAGCCAGATCGGGCGCATCGAGGTCGTGAAGGTGGAGAGCAAGGGCAAGGGATTCCGCCGGTTGCGGGTGCGGCTGCTCGACGGCTGA
- a CDS encoding DUF2516 family protein — protein sequence MDILGPVQSFVLLLLGIGALALTGFAAVDALRYRAQLYPAVGRQTKVFWVAILVVAFLLAIVFFFSAISFLNVIGVVAAGVYLADVRPKLKAVSGGGGGTSYGPYGPY from the coding sequence GTGGACATCCTCGGCCCGGTGCAGAGCTTCGTCCTGCTGCTGCTGGGCATCGGAGCGCTCGCCCTGACCGGCTTCGCGGCCGTCGACGCCCTGCGCTACCGCGCGCAGCTCTACCCGGCCGTCGGGCGCCAGACGAAGGTCTTCTGGGTCGCGATCCTCGTCGTCGCGTTCCTGCTGGCGATCGTCTTCTTCTTCAGTGCGATCAGCTTCCTCAACGTCATCGGCGTGGTGGCCGCCGGCGTCTACCTCGCCGACGTGCGGCCGAAGCTCAAGGCCGTCAGCGGTGGCGGCGGCGGCACGAGCTACGGCCCGTACGGCCCCTACTGA
- a CDS encoding helix-turn-helix transcriptional regulator — MATLKVTSLGDYIREQRESAQVSLRQLAKSAGVSNPYLSQIERGLKKPSAEILQQIAKGLRISAETLYVRAGILDEEHGGGDVTAAVLADTGIGERHKRVLLDIYESFRAEHAAATVATSAAEKTAVRKAAGGAPRAATAKRSTAAKKSKPATHKPTAKGGTATKTTKTTQARPRRNP; from the coding sequence ATGGCAACGCTGAAGGTCACCTCGTTGGGTGACTACATCCGGGAGCAGCGCGAGTCCGCGCAGGTGTCGCTCCGGCAGCTCGCCAAGTCCGCAGGCGTCTCGAACCCCTACCTCAGCCAGATCGAGCGGGGCCTGAAGAAGCCGAGCGCCGAGATCCTGCAGCAGATCGCCAAGGGTCTGCGCATCTCCGCGGAGACGCTCTACGTCCGCGCCGGGATCCTCGACGAGGAGCACGGTGGAGGCGACGTCACGGCCGCAGTGCTCGCGGACACCGGCATCGGCGAGCGGCACAAGCGAGTGCTGCTCGACATCTACGAGTCGTTCCGGGCCGAGCACGCGGCGGCCACCGTCGCCACGTCGGCCGCCGAGAAGACGGCGGTGCGCAAGGCCGCCGGCGGCGCACCGAGGGCGGCGACCGCCAAGCGGTCGACCGCCGCCAAGAAGTCGAAGCCGGCCACCCACAAGCCGACCGCCAAGGGCGGGACGGCCACCAAGACCACGAAGACCACCCAGGCACGTCCCAGGAGGAACCCATGA